One Miscanthus floridulus cultivar M001 chromosome 11, ASM1932011v1, whole genome shotgun sequence DNA window includes the following coding sequences:
- the LOC136494503 gene encoding pentatricopeptide repeat-containing protein At5g66500, mitochondrial-like, producing MARAPRPSPVPTLLRLLSSHPSLSAAAHAALLKSCSLSSPVPIAATALLTAYANAGLPSAASRLFDEMPARDAVAWNALLACLVCHARPGAAAAAFRGMAASGLPPTAATLCTLLKACTASRAARPGRQLHARGVVSCHADADVIMATALVDLYMSCGLVEDAIRVFVLTKCPKDAALHNALLSGCVENGWFSDAFSMLRRQTELNGTSLTSALTACAATANLAYGMQVHCKALRGGFDSDTIICNALIDMYAKCGRATAAGMVFDRMATRNVVSWSSMIDAYGRHGHGVDSLDLFKLMEKAAPMVLPNAITFLAVLSACGHSGLVDEAQSMLHLMKSKYGIDPQPEHYACLIDMLGRTGRIDEAWNLYCSLTASRNKSSSAVCVAMLNACRANMDAVRGKKVAVRMLEVDPRNPGIQVLISNFHAAMRQWSESIESRRLIVDKGLRKEAASSHVSFG from the coding sequence ATGGCGCGTGCTCCGCGGCCGTCTCCGGTGCCCACCCTGCTCCGCCTCCTCTCCTCCCACCCCTCCCTCTCCGCTGCCGCCCACGCCGCCCTACTCAAGTCCTGCTCGCTCTCCAGCCCCGTCCCGATCGCTGCCACCGCCCTCCTCACCGCCTACGCGAACGCCGGACTCCCGAGCGCCGCGTCCCGCCTGTTCGACGAAATGCCCGCGCGGGACGCCGTCGCGTGGAACGCGCTTCTCGCCTGCCTCGTCTGCCACGCGCGCCCCGGGGCGGCCGCCGCGGCCTTCCGGGGCATGGCCGCCTCCGGGCTCCCGCCCACGGCCGCCACGCTCTGCACCCTACTCAAGGCGTGCACCGCTTCGCGTGCCGCCCGCCCCGGCCGCCAGCTCCACGCGCGGGGCGTCGTCTCGTgccacgccgacgccgacgtcataATGGCCACCGCGCTCGTCGATCTCTACATGAGCTGTGGTCTCGTCGAGGACGCCATCAGGGTGTTTGTGCTCACGAAGTGCCCAAAGGATGCCGCCCTGCACAATGCTCTTCTCTCAGGTTGTGTGGAGAACGGCTGGTTCAGCGACGCCTTCTCGATGCTGAGGCGGCAGACAGAGCTCAATGGGACCTCGCTGACCTCTGCTCTCACGGCCTGCGCAGCGACAGCCAACTTGGCTTATGGTATGCAGGTGCATTGCAAGGCTCTCCGTGGTGGGTTTGATTCTGACACCATTATATGCAATGCGCTTATTGACATGTATGCAAAATGTGGGAGGGCAACGGCTGCAGGTATGGTATTCGACCGGATGGCTACCAGAAATGTGGTCTCCTGGTCAAGTATGATTGACGCTTACGGTCGCCATGGACATGGTGTGGATTCTTTGGATTTGTTTAAGCTAATGGAGAAAGCTGCACCAATGGTCTTGCCAAATGCTATCACATTTCTGGCGGTTCTGTCAGCCTGCGGACACTCTGGCCTGGTGGATGAAGCTCAGTCCATGCTGCATTTGATGAAGAGCAAGTACGGGATTGATCCACAACCAGAGCACTACGCATGTCTAATAGACATGCTAGGACGTACAGGCCGTATTGACGAGGCTTGGAATCTATATTGTAGTCTAACTGCAAGTCGAAATAAGTCTTCCAGTGCCGTCTGTGTCGCGATGCTGAATGCCTGCAGAGCAAACATGGATGCTGTAAGAGGAAAGAAGGTGGCTGTGCGCATGCTGGAGGTTGACCCACGAAATCCTGGGATTCAAGTGTTGATATCAAATTTTCATGCTGCTATGAGACAATGGTCTGAATCAATTGAATCGCGGAGGCTTATAGTGGACAAGGGTCTCAGGAAAGAAGCAGCTAGCAGTCATGTCTCTTTTGGCTAA